One Massilia sp. 9096 genomic window carries:
- a CDS encoding hybrid sensor histidine kinase/response regulator, which translates to MQRHRFPTPVFLQWVCMLWLALAAMPALASPAPLVLDDAKPQVEGWPAATILHDPAGTLLAEALVPVPERFAIPQGAYATAGMHPGASWLRVPALVAAGGGDGNWILRINFGVLKRVDFFLIADGRIVQRGVFDRVQGSQGALGGPRPAFAMHLVPGVRYEVLLRVETLNAIILPISFEKPEPFYAETMDEQLVQGLFAGLTLVLLLYSLAQWISLRDSLFAKYALLVGGLAVYNLTWFGYDYRYLWHYNAWAVMHMPGVMTLLTAVGGYLFVEHVLARPGRDRIFSRLMKSGATACLISALAWSFDLIEMHTVVNIIITLGVLPMLLGLPGAFRRARQGDAVGIYFLVGWTVSFTGSAVAGQMCTGVLPFNYWTNHLVEFSSTFDMLVFMRILGLRTKDIQDAMVRAEAATRLKSEFLANMSHEIRTPMNAIIGMSRLALMGNPEPKLRNYLSKILGAGEHLLGIINDILDFSKIEAGRLALEKTPFDLGELLEHLSSVTALKTDARRVELVFSVPRGVPTQLVGDPLRLGQVLINLTNNAVKFTDEGEIVVAVDLAERDAATGEVVLEFSVSDTGIGMDAGQLGHLFESFTQADSSISRKYGGTGLGLSISKQLVELMGGRIEVASTPGVGSRFSFRVRLGVQDAHADAAATPAAALARMRVLVVDDSASARQALLEMLSAFGVRAEAVGSGDAALARLAQATAGGQPYHVVLMDYLMPGMDGVEAIRRIRADARLHAPPAILMVSACTRDSVLQRESELQHQLPLSGFLTKPVGPALLYDSLLQVLRPDLAHANAPARSAPQDLARLDGARILLVDDNANNREVALDFLAAARMQVDSASGGQEAVQMAAQGDYDLVLMDIQMQEVDGFAATRLMRALPHCAQLPIVAMTAHAMAGDREKSLAAGMNDHVAKPIDPELMFRALLKWIDPQRLVGRALPARAAAEERTGAAPDGVQGALPAPLRGVDWERALVNAGSRPERLERRIDSFVREYASAPQRMREALADGNDALLHSLAHNLKSGASYLGAEPLAGAAGTLELALRAGRREHLALLVPDLIVALEAILAGLARGAVPAGAAATAPATAARPAPLLAPLLARLDAYLVADDARAEDALDELEAALPDAVRTAHGARIGALRRAVREIEYEAARAHLGQLVRQLEDTMETQA; encoded by the coding sequence ATGCAGCGACATCGATTCCCAACGCCTGTTTTCCTGCAGTGGGTCTGCATGCTGTGGCTGGCGCTGGCGGCCATGCCCGCGCTGGCCTCGCCCGCCCCGCTGGTGCTGGACGACGCCAAGCCCCAGGTCGAAGGATGGCCGGCCGCGACCATCCTGCACGACCCGGCCGGCACCCTGCTGGCCGAGGCGCTGGTGCCGGTGCCGGAACGCTTCGCCATCCCGCAAGGCGCGTATGCCACCGCCGGCATGCACCCGGGCGCCTCCTGGCTGCGCGTGCCGGCGCTGGTGGCGGCGGGCGGCGGTGACGGCAACTGGATCTTGCGCATCAATTTCGGCGTGCTCAAGCGCGTCGACTTCTTCCTGATCGCCGACGGCCGCATCGTCCAGCGCGGCGTGTTCGACCGCGTGCAGGGCAGCCAGGGCGCACTCGGCGGGCCGCGCCCGGCTTTTGCCATGCACCTGGTCCCCGGGGTGCGCTACGAAGTGCTGCTGCGGGTGGAAACGCTCAACGCGATCATCCTGCCGATCAGCTTCGAAAAACCGGAGCCGTTCTACGCCGAGACGATGGACGAACAGCTGGTGCAGGGCCTGTTCGCCGGCCTGACCCTGGTGCTGCTGCTGTACAGCCTGGCCCAGTGGATCAGCCTGCGCGACAGCCTGTTTGCGAAATACGCGCTGCTGGTCGGCGGCCTGGCGGTGTACAACCTCACCTGGTTCGGCTACGACTACCGCTACCTGTGGCACTACAACGCCTGGGCCGTCATGCACATGCCGGGCGTGATGACGCTGCTGACCGCGGTCGGCGGCTACCTGTTCGTCGAACACGTGCTGGCCCGCCCCGGCCGCGACCGCATCTTCTCGCGCCTGATGAAGAGCGGCGCCACGGCCTGCCTCATCAGCGCGCTGGCCTGGAGCTTCGACCTGATCGAGATGCACACCGTGGTCAACATCATCATCACGCTGGGCGTGCTGCCGATGCTGCTCGGCCTGCCGGGCGCGTTCCGCCGGGCGCGCCAGGGCGATGCGGTCGGCATCTACTTCCTGGTCGGCTGGACGGTCAGCTTCACGGGGTCGGCGGTGGCCGGCCAGATGTGCACCGGGGTGCTGCCGTTTAACTATTGGACCAACCACCTGGTCGAATTCAGTTCGACGTTCGACATGCTGGTGTTCATGCGCATCCTCGGCCTGCGCACCAAGGACATCCAGGACGCCATGGTGCGCGCCGAAGCGGCGACCCGCCTGAAGTCCGAGTTCCTGGCCAACATGAGCCACGAGATCCGCACGCCGATGAACGCCATCATCGGCATGAGCCGCCTGGCGCTGATGGGCAATCCCGAGCCGAAGCTGCGCAACTACCTGAGCAAGATCCTCGGCGCGGGCGAGCACCTGCTGGGCATCATCAACGACATCCTCGACTTTTCCAAGATCGAAGCCGGCCGCCTGGCGCTCGAGAAGACGCCGTTCGACCTCGGCGAGCTGCTCGAGCACCTGTCCAGCGTCACCGCCCTCAAGACCGACGCCAGGCGCGTCGAGCTGGTGTTCAGCGTGCCGCGCGGGGTTCCCACGCAGCTGGTGGGCGACCCGTTGCGCCTGGGCCAGGTGCTGATCAACCTGACCAACAACGCGGTCAAGTTCACCGACGAGGGCGAGATCGTGGTTGCCGTCGACCTGGCCGAGCGCGACGCCGCGACGGGCGAGGTCGTGCTCGAGTTCTCGGTCAGCGACACCGGCATCGGCATGGACGCCGGCCAGCTCGGCCACCTGTTCGAATCGTTCACCCAGGCCGACAGCTCGATCTCGCGCAAGTACGGCGGCACCGGCCTGGGCCTGTCGATCTCGAAGCAGCTGGTCGAGCTGATGGGCGGGCGCATCGAGGTGGCCAGTACGCCGGGCGTGGGCAGCCGCTTCAGCTTCCGGGTGCGCCTGGGCGTGCAGGATGCGCACGCCGACGCCGCCGCAACGCCGGCCGCCGCGCTGGCGCGGATGCGCGTGCTGGTGGTCGACGACAGCGCCAGCGCGCGCCAGGCGCTGCTCGAGATGCTGTCGGCGTTCGGCGTCAGGGCCGAGGCCGTGGGGTCCGGCGACGCCGCGCTGGCGCGCCTGGCGCAAGCCACGGCGGGCGGCCAGCCCTACCACGTGGTGCTGATGGACTACCTGATGCCCGGCATGGACGGGGTCGAGGCGATCCGCCGCATCCGCGCCGATGCCCGCCTGCACGCGCCGCCGGCGATCCTGATGGTCAGCGCCTGCACGCGCGACAGCGTGCTGCAGCGCGAAAGCGAGCTGCAGCACCAGCTGCCGCTGTCGGGCTTTCTCACCAAGCCGGTCGGACCGGCGCTGCTCTACGACAGCCTGCTGCAGGTGCTGCGTCCCGACCTGGCGCACGCAAACGCCCCGGCCAGGAGCGCGCCGCAGGACCTGGCGCGCCTGGACGGGGCGCGCATCCTGCTGGTCGACGACAACGCCAACAACCGCGAGGTGGCGCTCGACTTCCTGGCGGCCGCGCGCATGCAGGTCGACAGCGCGAGCGGCGGCCAGGAAGCGGTGCAGATGGCCGCGCAAGGCGACTACGACCTGGTGCTGATGGACATCCAGATGCAGGAGGTGGACGGCTTCGCCGCGACGCGCCTGATGCGCGCGCTGCCGCATTGCGCGCAACTGCCGATCGTGGCGATGACGGCGCACGCCATGGCCGGCGACCGCGAGAAGAGCCTGGCCGCCGGCATGAACGACCACGTGGCCAAGCCGATCGATCCGGAGCTGATGTTCCGCGCGCTGCTCAAGTGGATCGATCCGCAGCGCCTGGTCGGCCGTGCGCTGCCCGCGCGCGCAGCGGCCGAGGAGCGCACCGGTGCCGCCCCCGATGGCGTGCAAGGCGCACTGCCGGCGCCGCTGCGCGGGGTCGACTGGGAACGCGCGCTGGTCAACGCCGGCAGCCGTCCCGAGCGTCTCGAGCGCCGCATCGACAGCTTCGTGCGCGAGTACGCCAGTGCGCCGCAGCGCATGCGCGAAGCGCTGGCCGACGGTAACGACGCACTGCTGCACAGCCTCGCGCACAACCTGAAGTCGGGCGCCTCCTACCTCGGCGCCGAGCCGCTGGCGGGCGCCGCCGGGACGCTCGAACTGGCGCTGCGCGCCGGCCGCCGCGAGCACCTGGCGCTGCTGGTGCCGGACCTGATCGTGGCGCTGGAAGCGATCCTGGCCGGACTCGCGCGCGGGGCCGTCCCGGCCGGCGCCGCAGCCACGGCCCCCGCAACGGCGGCCCGACCCGCGCCGCTGCTCGCCCCGCTGCTGGCGCGCCTGGATGCTTACCTGGTCGCCGACGATGCGCGCGCCGAGGACGCGCTGGACGAGCTCGAAGCGGCGCTGCCGGACGCGGTGCGGACCGCGCACGGGGCGCGCATCGGTGCGCTGCGGCGCGCGGTGCGCGAGATCGAATACGAGGCGGCGCGCGCCCACCTGGGGCAACTGGTGCGCCAGCTCGAGGACACAATGGAAACGCAGGCATGA
- a CDS encoding oxygenase MpaB family protein produces the protein MKRDDLPGAFPSPSLASLRADPLADAVIARILGAPGPQAGPDLATIDRINAEIASWQLNGDLDAWRASPAAPAQMAQALEEYVQAARALPDWADPVRIARAERVFMDIGMLSCTLLFCASLPQCYLIPDLAAVLHVAGQLEQHTDYRVRATAAMIFPVMMRGGLSHAGGGGVAQALKVRLIHATIRWLILRGAVPDAVPDGAPEARSDGASAPALAPQTPAGPSLHDRLYAHGWDSARQGMPCNQEELAYTLLTFGYVFLDALRRLGVGLARADEEAFLHTWNVLGHLLGIERALMPDTMDAARLLFEDIQARGRLRPRHPDVRPALAAALVGNLQRYIPLRLLKPFPALLMRTLCGPASSRDLGLDTRVAWPARAAFALSLGATRALDATVRRVVPGFSLARLAGRLLGYRLTVTMLMDQTRPLKLPAALLGQIDEAVSGWHDDPAAPRWINALERRVNRRSMTIPTTPTTPPG, from the coding sequence GTCATCGCCCGCATCCTCGGTGCGCCCGGTCCGCAGGCCGGCCCCGACCTGGCAACGATCGACCGCATCAATGCCGAGATCGCGTCCTGGCAGCTGAACGGCGACCTCGACGCCTGGCGCGCCAGCCCCGCTGCCCCCGCGCAGATGGCGCAGGCGCTGGAAGAGTACGTGCAGGCGGCGCGCGCCCTGCCCGACTGGGCCGATCCGGTCCGGATCGCGCGCGCCGAACGGGTCTTCATGGACATCGGCATGCTGTCCTGCACCCTGCTGTTCTGCGCCAGCCTGCCGCAATGCTATTTGATCCCGGACCTGGCCGCGGTGCTGCACGTGGCTGGCCAGCTGGAACAGCACACCGACTACCGGGTGCGCGCCACCGCCGCCATGATCTTCCCGGTGATGATGCGCGGCGGCTTGAGCCATGCCGGCGGCGGCGGCGTGGCGCAGGCGCTCAAGGTGCGCCTGATCCACGCCACCATCCGCTGGCTGATCCTGCGCGGCGCCGTGCCGGACGCCGTGCCCGACGGCGCGCCCGAGGCAAGGTCCGATGGCGCGTCCGCACCCGCGCTGGCGCCGCAAACGCCGGCCGGCCCGTCGCTGCACGACCGGCTGTATGCGCACGGCTGGGACAGCGCACGCCAGGGCATGCCGTGCAACCAGGAAGAGCTGGCATACACGCTGCTGACCTTCGGCTACGTGTTCCTGGACGCGCTGCGCCGGCTCGGCGTCGGACTCGCGCGCGCGGACGAGGAAGCCTTTTTGCACACCTGGAACGTGCTCGGCCACCTGCTCGGCATCGAGCGCGCGCTGATGCCGGACACGATGGACGCGGCGCGCCTGTTGTTCGAGGACATCCAGGCGCGCGGCCGCCTGCGGCCCCGGCACCCCGACGTGCGCCCGGCACTGGCCGCGGCCCTGGTCGGCAATCTGCAGCGCTACATCCCGCTGCGCCTGCTCAAGCCCTTCCCGGCGCTGCTCATGCGCACGCTGTGCGGTCCGGCGTCGTCGCGCGACCTCGGGCTGGACACGCGCGTCGCCTGGCCGGCGCGCGCTGCGTTCGCGCTGTCCCTGGGCGCCACGCGCGCGCTCGATGCCACGGTGCGCCGCGTGGTTCCCGGCTTCTCGCTGGCGCGCCTGGCCGGACGCCTGCTCGGCTACCGCCTGACGGTGACGATGCTGATGGACCAGACCCGCCCGCTGAAGCTGCCCGCCGCCCTGCTCGGCCAGATCGACGAGGCGGTCAGCGGCTGGCACGACGATCCCGCGGCGCCGCGCTGGATCAACGCGCTCGAACGGCGTGTCAACCGGCGCTCCATGACCATCCCGACCACCCCGACCACCCCACCAGGATAA